A section of the Deltaproteobacteria bacterium genome encodes:
- a CDS encoding class I SAM-dependent methyltransferase, whose amino-acid sequence MAFYTDLSDVYDALFPVSDVQRALFDRILEMNEVRRVADAGCGSGAQLLHFASAGISCVGFDPDPALIAVARKKLSDFPGARVEVGSFADTARLVSPPADLVLCLGNSLVHVTQAESARFLADASSVTDAGGSLLLQILNYEVLFRREVSELPLLRAEDSRIEFRRRYVWEGTKRIRFQTALRIAQGDEPRILRNEIFLYPVYPEELWEKLSREGYDTIRFYGDFAFSEFTPESEALVCIARKS is encoded by the coding sequence TTGGCGTTTTATACGGATCTCTCCGACGTCTACGATGCGCTGTTTCCCGTGTCCGATGTCCAGCGGGCGCTTTTCGATAGAATTCTCGAAATGAACGAAGTGCGGCGGGTGGCCGACGCGGGCTGCGGCTCCGGCGCGCAGCTTCTCCATTTCGCCTCCGCGGGGATCTCCTGCGTGGGATTCGATCCCGATCCGGCTCTGATCGCGGTCGCGAGGAAGAAGCTTTCGGATTTTCCCGGAGCGCGCGTCGAGGTCGGGAGTTTCGCCGACACGGCCCGCCTCGTCTCTCCGCCGGCGGATCTCGTCCTCTGCCTCGGGAATTCCCTTGTGCACGTTACCCAGGCCGAATCCGCCCGCTTCCTTGCGGATGCGTCCTCCGTAACCGATGCAGGCGGATCGCTTCTGCTGCAGATACTCAACTACGAAGTGCTCTTCCGCAGGGAGGTATCCGAGCTTCCGCTTCTGCGGGCGGAGGATAGCCGCATCGAGTTCCGGCGGCGTTACGTATGGGAGGGTACGAAGAGGATCCGGTTCCAGACCGCCCTCCGCATAGCGCAAGGGGACGAGCCCAGGATTCTCCGCAACGAAATATTCCTTTATCCCGTTTACCCTGAAGAACTGTGGGAAAAGCTCTCCCGGGAAGGTTACGATACGATCCGTTTTTACGGCGACTTCGCCTTCTCCGAATTTACCCCCGAATCGGAGGCTCTCGTATGCATCGCAAGGAAATCGTGA